A window of Psychroflexus sp. ALD_RP9 contains these coding sequences:
- a CDS encoding peptidylprolyl isomerase yields MSQVKEKDTIKVHYTGKLASNGEVFDSSLEREPLEFTLGEGMLIPGFEKGVIDMKVNEKKTINIKKDEAYGDVREELFQKVDKAQLPKEIEPKVGMGLVSQNPDGTERQLRVAEVNDDHIVVDANHPLAGHDLTFDLELVEIKS; encoded by the coding sequence ATGAGTCAAGTAAAAGAAAAAGACACCATTAAAGTACATTACACAGGAAAATTAGCTTCAAATGGAGAAGTATTTGATAGTTCACTTGAGCGTGAGCCATTAGAATTTACCTTAGGTGAAGGTATGCTAATTCCTGGTTTTGAAAAAGGTGTTATTGATATGAAAGTTAACGAAAAGAAAACAATAAACATCAAAAAAGATGAAGCTTATGGTGATGTTCGTGAAGAGCTTTTTCAAAAGGTAGATAAAGCACAATTACCTAAAGAAATTGAACCAAAAGTTGGTATGGGATTAGTTTCTCAAAATCCAGATGGTACTGAACGTCAATTACGTGTCGCTGAAGTTAATGACGACCATATTGTAGTTGATGCTAACCATCCATTAGCAGGACATGATTTAACTTTTGATCTTGAGTTAGTTGAAATCAAATCGTAA
- a CDS encoding RNA polymerase sigma factor RpoD/SigA → MRQLKITKQVTNRESKSLDKYLQDISKVDLITAEEEVELAQRIREGDQVALEKLTNANLRFVVSVAKQYQNQGLKLPDLINEGNVGLVKAAKRFDETRGFKFISYAVWWIRQSILQALAEQSRVVRLPLNKIGVINKINKTFSHLEQVNERPPSASEIAKELEMSESQVKVALKNSGRHLSMDAPFKEGENDSNLYDVLSSAESPTPDDQLMRDSLSVEINRALDTLSQREADVIRLNYGIGNQPAMTLQEIGDTFDLSRERVRQIREKGIRRLKHQSKNKILKKYLG, encoded by the coding sequence ATGAGACAATTAAAGATAACTAAACAAGTAACCAATCGTGAATCCAAATCCTTAGATAAATATTTACAAGACATTAGTAAAGTTGATTTAATAACAGCTGAAGAAGAGGTTGAATTAGCTCAACGAATTAGAGAAGGTGATCAAGTTGCCCTCGAAAAATTAACAAATGCTAACCTGCGTTTTGTTGTTTCTGTAGCTAAGCAGTACCAAAACCAAGGCTTAAAACTTCCTGATTTAATTAATGAAGGTAATGTTGGCTTAGTTAAAGCTGCTAAACGTTTTGATGAAACTCGTGGTTTCAAATTTATTTCATATGCGGTTTGGTGGATTAGACAATCTATTTTACAAGCACTTGCCGAACAATCTCGTGTTGTAAGGTTACCTTTAAATAAAATAGGTGTTATTAATAAAATTAATAAGACTTTTTCTCATTTAGAGCAAGTTAATGAACGACCACCATCAGCTTCTGAAATAGCGAAAGAGCTTGAAATGAGTGAATCACAAGTAAAAGTTGCGCTGAAAAATTCTGGGCGTCATTTATCGATGGATGCGCCTTTTAAAGAAGGTGAGAATGATTCTAACTTATATGATGTATTAAGTTCTGCAGAATCTCCTACTCCTGATGACCAGTTAATGAGAGATTCTTTAAGTGTTGAAATTAATAGAGCACTTGATACTTTGTCTCAGCGAGAAGCTGATGTAATAAGATTAAATTACGGCATTGGAAATCAACCAGCAATGACACTTCAAGAAATTGGTGATACTTTTGATTTAAGTCGAGAACGTGTAAGACAGATTAGAGAAAAAGGCATAAGACGCCTTAAACATCAGTCAAAAAATAAAATACTTAAAAAGTATTTAGGTTAA
- a CDS encoding bacteriorhodopsin-like, translating into MRTFMYLLSDMTKMATDDYVGFTFFVGSMAMMAASAFFFLSLNQFDKKWRTSVLVSGLITFIAAVHYFYMRDYWDAFQESPTFFRYVDWVLTVPLMCVEFFLILRAAGAKRSLMWRLIFFSVIMLVTGYFGEAVMRDASWQWGLISGIAYFVIVYDIWLGKARKLAENAGGDVLKAHKILCWFVLVGWAIYPVGYILGTPGGLFGIDFGVDASFMDVVYNIGDAVNKIGFGLVIYSLAVKSSK; encoded by the coding sequence ATGAGAACTTTTATGTATTTATTGTCTGACATGACCAAGATGGCAACTGATGATTATGTCGGATTTACTTTTTTTGTAGGTAGTATGGCCATGATGGCTGCATCTGCCTTTTTCTTTTTATCATTAAATCAGTTTGATAAAAAGTGGAGAACTTCAGTTTTAGTGTCTGGTTTAATTACATTTATTGCAGCAGTACACTATTTCTACATGCGTGATTACTGGGATGCTTTTCAAGAATCTCCAACATTTTTCAGATATGTTGACTGGGTTCTAACAGTTCCATTAATGTGTGTTGAATTCTTTTTAATTTTGAGAGCAGCTGGCGCTAAGCGTTCGTTAATGTGGCGTTTAATTTTCTTCTCTGTAATTATGCTAGTTACAGGTTACTTTGGAGAAGCAGTTATGAGAGATGCTTCATGGCAATGGGGCTTAATTTCAGGTATTGCGTACTTTGTGATTGTTTATGATATCTGGTTAGGTAAAGCAAGAAAACTCGCAGAGAATGCAGGTGGAGATGTACTTAAAGCTCACAAAATTTTATGTTGGTTTGTATTAGTCGGATGGGCTATTTATCCAGTAGGTTACATATTAGGTACACCTGGTGGTTTATTCGGAATCGATTTTGGAGTAGATGCATCATTCATGGATGTTGTATATAACATTGGAGATGCTGTTAATAAAATCGGATTTGGTTTAGTAATTTATAGCTTAGCAGTGAAATCTTCAAAATAA
- a CDS encoding flagellar motor protein MotB has protein sequence MKKNLITLTILGILLSSCVSKKKLTQAENKLQLKSEEISQLRKENDSIKDQVEAIEDKIFAYQAQVENLQADNENKLTMTEDGTMILPETRQKVDRILQNIDESKLASAKNFKDSLNIAISENIKSSLLSQMAEDSKTENANFLNVNVNQALVEIDISNAILFKSGSAFVKPSIYDLIENIANTINLKSNIKVSIVGHTDNVKVTPNKFVKDNLELSLKRAASVARILNEKFNVNLKRVLVSGASEYQPIADNSTAEGRAKNRRVTIKLVPNLKEFQSVLD, from the coding sequence ATGAAAAAAAATTTAATCACATTAACAATTTTAGGAATTCTATTAAGCAGTTGTGTTTCGAAAAAAAAATTAACACAAGCTGAAAATAAACTCCAACTAAAATCTGAAGAAATTTCTCAGCTTAGGAAGGAAAATGATTCAATTAAAGACCAAGTTGAAGCTATAGAAGATAAAATATTTGCTTACCAAGCTCAAGTTGAAAATTTACAAGCCGATAATGAAAATAAACTAACAATGACTGAAGACGGCACGATGATTCTGCCAGAAACTCGTCAAAAAGTTGATAGAATCTTGCAAAATATCGACGAATCTAAATTGGCATCTGCTAAAAACTTTAAAGATTCACTTAACATAGCCATTTCTGAAAACATCAAATCGTCTTTGTTAAGCCAAATGGCTGAGGATTCAAAAACTGAAAATGCAAACTTTTTAAATGTAAATGTCAATCAAGCTTTAGTTGAAATTGATATATCTAACGCCATATTATTTAAATCTGGAAGTGCTTTTGTGAAACCTTCTATTTATGATTTAATTGAAAATATTGCAAACACTATTAACTTAAAGTCTAATATTAAAGTAAGCATTGTAGGACATACCGACAATGTAAAAGTTACGCCAAACAAATTTGTAAAAGATAATTTAGAGTTAAGTTTAAAACGTGCCGCTTCAGTAGCTAGAATTTTAAATGAAAAATTTAATGTAAACCTTAAGAGAGTTTTAGTAAGCGGAGCAAGTGAATACCAACCCATAGCTGATAATTCAACAGCTGAAGGTCGAGCAAAAAATAGACGTGTTACTATCAAATTAGTTCCAAATTTAAAAGAATTTCAGTCTGTACTAGATTAA
- a CDS encoding ATP-dependent Clp protease ATP-binding subunit, whose translation MDDNFSPKVKDVIASSKEEALRLGHDFIGTEHLMLGLLRDGSSKAVNILGALNTDLELIRRKVEILNPSDHENTNFNKDKKNLHLTRQAERALKTTFLEAKLFQNSLINTAHLLLCILRNENDPTTKLLNKYNIDYDNVKEEFKSMMTQDGDYQDLPTDSYQGESSPEGDSDKNPFSGSASSKSKSAKKSKTPVLDNFGRDLTAMAEEGKLDPVVGRETEIERVSQILSRRKKNNPLLIGEPGVGKSAIAEGLALRIVNRKVSRILYDKRLVTLDLASLVAGTKYRGQFEERMKAVMNELEKNEDIILFIDEIHTIVGAGGATGSLDASNMFKPALARGEIQCIGATTLDEYRQHIEKDGALERRFQKIIVQPTSIDETVEILNNIKSKYEDHHSVTFTDEAIDACVKLTNRYMTERFLPDKAIDALDEAGSRVHMTNINVPQRIIEIEKELEEIKELKNSVVKKQKYEEAAKLRDDEKTLENKLAEAQEEWEKESKENRVSVNEEHIADVVSMMTGIPVNRIAKTESNKLAELPETIKGKVIGQDQAVSKVVKAIQRNRAGLKDPNRPIGSFFFLGQTGVGKTQLAKVLARELFDNEEALVRLDMSEYMEKFAVSRLIGAPPGYIGYEEGGQLTEKVRRKPYAVILLDEVEKAHPDVFNMLLQVLDDGHLTDSLGRKVDFRNTIIIMTSNVGARKLKDFGTGVGFGTQAQKSQEQDNSRKVIEGALKKAFSPEFLNRVDDVIIFNALEKEDVEKIINIELKQLYSRIEEIGYKFKLSDSAKSFIAEKGYDKQYGARPLNRAIQKYIEDALAEKIVNSDIEEGDSIMMDYNEGDEELSISINKLSSTEEA comes from the coding sequence ATGGATGATAACTTTTCACCAAAAGTAAAAGACGTAATCGCTTCAAGCAAGGAAGAAGCTTTAAGATTAGGCCATGATTTTATTGGAACCGAGCATTTAATGTTAGGCTTACTACGTGATGGTTCTAGTAAAGCTGTCAATATTCTTGGTGCATTAAATACAGATTTAGAATTAATTCGGAGAAAGGTTGAAATTTTAAATCCTTCAGACCACGAAAACACTAATTTCAATAAAGATAAAAAGAACCTTCATTTAACTCGTCAGGCTGAACGTGCACTTAAAACCACTTTTCTAGAAGCTAAACTTTTCCAAAATTCATTAATTAATACAGCACATCTGTTATTGTGTATTTTAAGGAATGAAAACGATCCAACTACAAAGCTTTTAAATAAGTATAATATAGACTATGATAATGTTAAAGAAGAATTTAAATCTATGATGACACAAGATGGTGATTACCAGGATTTGCCTACCGATAGTTATCAAGGAGAGTCTTCACCAGAAGGCGATTCCGATAAAAACCCTTTTTCAGGGAGTGCTTCAAGTAAATCTAAGTCAGCCAAAAAATCAAAAACACCTGTTTTAGATAATTTTGGTCGAGACTTAACAGCTATGGCTGAAGAAGGTAAACTTGACCCTGTTGTTGGTCGAGAAACTGAAATTGAACGCGTTTCACAAATACTAAGCCGTAGAAAAAAGAATAATCCTTTATTAATAGGTGAACCTGGAGTTGGCAAATCTGCTATAGCTGAAGGTTTAGCGCTTCGTATTGTTAACCGCAAGGTTTCAAGAATATTATATGATAAACGATTAGTTACACTAGATCTTGCTAGTTTAGTAGCAGGAACAAAGTATCGCGGTCAATTTGAAGAACGCATGAAAGCGGTTATGAATGAACTCGAAAAAAATGAAGATATCATACTATTTATCGATGAAATTCACACCATTGTTGGTGCTGGCGGTGCTACAGGCAGTTTAGATGCTAGTAATATGTTTAAGCCAGCATTAGCTAGAGGCGAAATTCAGTGCATAGGTGCCACTACCCTAGATGAATATAGACAGCATATTGAAAAAGACGGCGCTCTTGAAAGACGTTTTCAAAAAATTATTGTTCAACCAACTTCTATTGATGAAACTGTTGAAATATTAAACAACATTAAAAGTAAATATGAAGATCATCATAGCGTTACTTTTACTGATGAAGCGATTGATGCTTGTGTTAAATTAACTAATCGTTATATGACTGAACGATTTTTACCAGACAAAGCTATTGATGCACTAGATGAAGCTGGTAGTCGAGTACACATGACCAACATCAATGTTCCTCAACGCATTATTGAAATTGAAAAAGAACTCGAGGAAATAAAAGAATTAAAAAATTCGGTTGTTAAAAAGCAAAAGTATGAAGAAGCAGCTAAATTAAGAGATGACGAAAAAACGCTTGAAAATAAATTAGCTGAAGCTCAAGAAGAATGGGAAAAAGAATCTAAAGAAAATAGAGTTTCTGTAAATGAAGAACATATTGCAGATGTGGTTTCTATGATGACAGGTATTCCAGTTAATCGGATTGCTAAAACTGAAAGCAATAAGTTGGCAGAATTACCTGAAACAATTAAAGGTAAAGTAATTGGTCAAGACCAAGCAGTATCTAAAGTTGTAAAAGCTATTCAAAGAAACCGAGCTGGACTAAAAGATCCTAACCGACCAATAGGCTCATTTTTCTTTTTAGGACAAACAGGTGTTGGTAAAACACAATTAGCCAAAGTCCTAGCACGTGAATTATTTGATAATGAAGAAGCTTTAGTTAGATTAGATATGAGTGAATATATGGAGAAATTTGCCGTGTCTCGATTAATTGGTGCTCCTCCAGGCTATATTGGTTACGAAGAAGGTGGTCAATTAACTGAAAAAGTAAGACGTAAACCATACGCTGTAATTTTACTTGATGAAGTAGAAAAAGCACATCCAGATGTGTTTAATATGTTGTTACAAGTATTAGATGATGGCCATTTAACAGATAGCTTAGGAAGGAAAGTAGATTTCAGGAACACTATTATTATTATGACATCTAATGTTGGTGCTAGAAAATTAAAAGACTTCGGTACAGGTGTAGGATTTGGGACACAGGCGCAAAAATCTCAAGAACAAGATAATAGTCGTAAAGTTATTGAAGGTGCGCTTAAAAAGGCATTTTCACCTGAATTTTTAAACCGTGTTGATGATGTCATTATCTTCAACGCACTTGAAAAAGAAGATGTTGAAAAAATCATTAATATTGAACTAAAACAATTGTATAGTAGAATTGAAGAAATTGGCTACAAATTCAAATTGTCTGATTCAGCTAAAAGTTTTATTGCAGAAAAAGGTTATGACAAGCAATATGGTGCTAGGCCACTTAATAGAGCTATACAAAAATATATTGAAGATGCACTTGCTGAAAAAATCGTTAATTCAGATATAGAAGAAGGCGATTCAATTATGATGGATTACAATGAAGGTGATGAAGAGCTTAGTATTTCTATAAATAAGTTATCCTCTACAGAAGAAGCATAA
- a CDS encoding DUF2452 domain-containing protein: MSAKSKKPDQVVFNSETEKYEASILPYGTNSSAPKITPNDLTGWKNSNVAKVNHQINTEYENLKSQFEDLMDKFKYNNLIYSAKFNFEPIVGQIYHLYRDKNEDLFLSLISPSECSFNYQGSFKLNEDKLWIKVEKS; the protein is encoded by the coding sequence ATGTCTGCAAAATCTAAAAAACCAGATCAAGTAGTTTTTAATTCTGAAACTGAAAAATATGAAGCTAGTATTTTACCTTATGGAACTAATTCTAGTGCGCCTAAAATAACTCCAAACGATTTAACAGGCTGGAAAAATTCTAATGTTGCTAAAGTTAATCACCAAATTAATACTGAGTATGAAAATTTAAAATCACAGTTTGAAGACTTGATGGATAAATTTAAATACAATAATTTAATATACAGTGCCAAATTTAACTTTGAGCCTATTGTTGGTCAAATTTACCACCTATATCGTGATAAAAATGAAGATTTATTTTTATCTCTAATCTCACCAAGCGAATGTAGTTTTAATTATCAAGGTAGCTTCAAATTAAATGAGGATAAATTATGGATTAAAGTAGAAAAATCTTAA
- a CDS encoding tetratricopeptide repeat protein, which yields MKKTVFSLAFLATTLIFAQKSEVKDAEDALEVNDFGTAISLLKKAESMKSELNNRWLSEFYLLKGKAYEMRAFAGNNTLEDIDIAAKAYENAIDLGRDVEDANKKLQVMKQNLVNSAIKDQNKGENLTASNKLYKSYTLNKKDTMYLYYAASAAVQAQKYDVAIDYYSQLMDLGYKGIKTQFIATNVETGKEEAFQTKDMRDFSVKSGKYINPKDEVSKSVRGEIAKNMTLIYIQQDKTEKALEAIAEAKKESPDDLEILQAEADLYYRLGNIEKYNQIMKEVVNEDPNNPTLYYNLGVSAEQLGDLKGAREYYEKAIELDPKLENAYVNLATATLAKEKELVEQMNKLGTSPAENKKYQELNKERKKYYREALPYLEKVVEINPKNLDALKTLLNIYYQLAEDEKAKKINSQIKELTGE from the coding sequence ATGAAAAAGACAGTATTTAGTTTAGCCTTTTTAGCTACGACCTTAATCTTTGCTCAAAAAAGTGAAGTAAAAGATGCTGAAGATGCTTTAGAAGTTAATGATTTTGGAACGGCAATCAGCTTACTTAAGAAAGCAGAGTCTATGAAATCTGAATTAAATAACAGGTGGTTGTCTGAATTTTATCTATTAAAAGGCAAAGCTTATGAAATGAGAGCATTTGCAGGTAATAATACGCTTGAAGATATTGATATAGCTGCTAAAGCTTACGAAAATGCAATAGATTTAGGTAGAGATGTTGAAGACGCTAATAAGAAACTACAGGTTATGAAACAAAACCTAGTAAATAGCGCAATCAAAGATCAAAACAAAGGTGAAAACCTAACAGCTTCTAATAAGCTCTATAAGAGTTATACGCTTAACAAGAAAGATACCATGTATTTGTACTATGCAGCATCTGCAGCAGTTCAAGCCCAAAAATATGATGTAGCTATAGATTACTACAGTCAACTGATGGATTTAGGCTATAAAGGAATCAAAACACAATTTATAGCTACAAATGTCGAAACGGGTAAAGAAGAAGCATTCCAGACTAAAGATATGAGAGATTTTTCAGTCAAATCTGGAAAATATATCAATCCAAAAGATGAAGTATCTAAATCAGTTCGTGGTGAAATTGCTAAAAACATGACATTGATTTACATTCAACAAGATAAAACTGAAAAAGCACTTGAAGCTATTGCAGAAGCAAAAAAAGAGAGTCCTGACGACTTAGAAATTCTTCAAGCAGAAGCAGACCTATATTACAGATTGGGTAATATTGAAAAATATAATCAAATTATGAAAGAGGTTGTAAATGAAGATCCAAATAATCCTACTTTATATTATAATCTTGGTGTAAGTGCTGAACAACTAGGCGATTTAAAAGGTGCTCGTGAATATTACGAAAAAGCAATTGAACTTGATCCTAAGTTAGAAAATGCCTATGTAAATTTAGCTACAGCAACATTAGCTAAAGAAAAGGAACTTGTAGAGCAAATGAACAAACTAGGAACTTCTCCCGCAGAAAATAAAAAATATCAGGAACTCAATAAAGAACGAAAAAAGTATTATCGTGAAGCTTTACCTTATTTAGAAAAAGTTGTTGAAATTAATCCTAAAAACTTAGATGCGTTAAAAACTTTATTAAATATATATTATCAATTAGCTGAAGATGAAAAGGCTAAGAAAATTAATAGTCAAATTAAAGAATTAACAGGAGAATAA
- a CDS encoding Brp/Blh family beta-carotene 15,15'-dioxygenase has translation MAKLYNYIIVLNFFLVWIGFYLPEQIKTSIGLLGILSIGLIHGSNDIFLIKNIQRQQPILKYIFYYSFFIISFAVAFYLIPIVSLPVFILTSAYHFGEQHWQKVFLSAPNYIKQFFFICYGNLVIGLILYFNQAESTLIIENLSDFKVTNTIYFFNVLVSAFLTLSSYILCTKKINVKTSTIVLNLFYLLVFTASFYVSGLIWSFALYFVLWHSLPSLKDQIDFSFGGFNFQNVLIYLKQSLTYWLISIIGLIVFYLLLKDTKYILSILFAFIASVTIPHVFVVKKMFEKKASN, from the coding sequence ATGGCAAAACTTTATAATTACATTATTGTATTAAATTTTTTTCTTGTTTGGATTGGATTTTACTTACCTGAACAAATTAAAACTTCTATTGGTCTTTTAGGCATATTAAGTATTGGCTTAATTCACGGCTCTAACGACATTTTTTTAATAAAAAATATTCAAAGACAGCAGCCTATTTTAAAGTACATTTTTTATTACTCGTTCTTTATCATTTCTTTTGCTGTTGCTTTTTATTTGATTCCTATTGTTAGTTTACCTGTTTTTATTCTTACTAGTGCTTATCATTTTGGTGAGCAACATTGGCAAAAAGTATTTTTAAGTGCACCTAATTACATCAAGCAGTTTTTTTTTATATGTTATGGTAATTTAGTTATCGGTTTAATTTTATACTTCAATCAAGCTGAATCTACCTTAATTATTGAAAATTTGAGTGATTTTAAAGTAACAAATACAATTTATTTTTTCAATGTTTTGGTAAGTGCTTTTTTAACCTTGAGTAGTTATATTTTATGTACAAAAAAAATAAACGTTAAAACATCAACTATCGTTTTAAACTTATTTTATTTATTGGTATTTACAGCTTCATTTTATGTGTCTGGTTTAATATGGAGTTTTGCTTTATATTTTGTTTTGTGGCATAGCTTACCATCATTAAAAGACCAAATAGATTTCAGCTTTGGAGGTTTTAATTTTCAAAATGTTTTGATATACCTTAAACAGTCATTGACGTATTGGTTGATTTCAATTATAGGCTTAATTGTATTTTATTTATTATTAAAAGATACCAAATACATACTTTCTATTTTATTTGCTTTTATTGCATCAGTAACTATTCCACATGTTTTTGTTGTAAAAAAAATGTTTGAGAAAAAGGCTTCAAACTAA
- the gyrA gene encoding DNA gyrase subunit A codes for MTEGEQLIPINIEDEMKTAYIDYSMSVIVSRALPDVRDGLKPVHRRVLFGMHELGVLSNKSHKKSARIVGEVLGKYHPHGDTSVYDTMVRMAQSWSLRYQLVDGQGNFGSVDGDSPAAMRYTEARMQKISEEMLADIDKETVDYSLNFDDTLEEPTVLPTRIPNLLVNGASGIAVGMATNMPPHNLSEVIDGTTAYINDNSIEVEGLMEYIKAPDFPTGGIIYGYEGVREAFKTGRGRVVMRAKTHFEEVNGKECIIVTEIPYQVNKADMIKKTADMVNDKKIEGISLIRDESDRNGMRIVYFLKRDAVPNVVLNTLFKHTALQTSFSVNNIALVNGRPEQLNLKDLIVHFVDHRHDVVIRRTKYLLKKAEERAHILEGLIIASDNIDEVIAIIRGSKNAEEARTKLIERFSLTEIQAKAIVEMRLRQLTGLEQDKLRSEYEELMKTIDDLKDILANEDRRMQIIKDELLEIKEKYGDERRSIINLAGGDVSIEDMIPNESVVVTISHAGYIKRTPLAEYKTQSRGGVGQKASTTRDEDFLEYIFAGTNHQYMLFFTQKGKCFWMRVYEIPEGSKTSKGRAIQNLISIEPDDKINAFICVEDLNDEEFINSHYVVMATKKGQIKKTVLEQYSRPRSNGINAITIKDGDELLSAALTTGDSHVMLAVKSGKAIRFEEDKTRPMGRNASGVRGIKLADDNDEVVGMVTVNKPKEETILVVSENGYGKRTFIDDEDGEQIYRITNRGGKGVKTITISEKTGSLVAMKSVTDDEDLMIIKKSGVAIRMSVNELRVMGRATQGVKLINLKDEDSIAAVAKIAKQDEDEDLEIKTSEENNTSTEY; via the coding sequence ATGACTGAAGGAGAACAGTTAATTCCTATTAATATCGAAGATGAAATGAAAACAGCCTACATTGATTATTCAATGTCTGTTATCGTTTCTAGAGCACTTCCAGATGTTAGGGATGGTTTGAAACCCGTGCATAGACGTGTGCTTTTTGGTATGCATGAACTCGGAGTATTATCAAATAAATCACACAAAAAATCCGCAAGAATTGTTGGTGAGGTTCTTGGTAAATATCACCCACATGGAGATACATCCGTTTATGATACAATGGTTAGAATGGCTCAAAGTTGGAGCTTACGTTATCAGTTAGTCGATGGCCAAGGTAATTTTGGTTCTGTAGATGGCGATAGTCCGGCCGCTATGCGTTATACAGAGGCTAGAATGCAGAAGATAAGCGAAGAGATGTTGGCTGATATTGACAAAGAGACCGTAGACTATTCGCTTAATTTTGATGACACTCTAGAAGAACCTACCGTTTTACCAACCCGAATTCCTAACTTACTTGTAAATGGTGCAAGTGGAATTGCCGTAGGTATGGCAACTAATATGCCACCTCATAATTTATCAGAAGTTATTGATGGTACAACAGCTTATATCAATGATAATTCAATTGAAGTAGAAGGTTTAATGGAGTATATAAAAGCTCCTGACTTTCCAACAGGTGGAATTATTTATGGTTATGAAGGTGTAAGAGAAGCTTTCAAAACAGGTAGAGGTCGTGTAGTTATGAGAGCTAAAACCCACTTTGAGGAAGTCAATGGAAAAGAATGCATCATTGTAACCGAAATTCCTTATCAGGTTAACAAAGCAGATATGATTAAAAAAACTGCTGACATGGTTAACGACAAAAAAATTGAAGGAATTTCATTAATAAGAGACGAATCTGACCGTAATGGAATGCGTATCGTTTATTTTTTAAAGCGCGACGCAGTTCCTAATGTTGTTTTAAATACATTATTTAAACATACTGCACTACAAACTTCATTTAGCGTTAATAATATCGCACTTGTAAATGGTCGACCTGAACAATTGAATTTAAAAGACCTTATTGTTCATTTTGTAGACCATAGACATGATGTGGTGATTAGAAGAACAAAATATCTTTTGAAAAAAGCCGAAGAACGCGCTCATATTTTAGAAGGACTAATCATTGCATCAGACAATATAGATGAAGTTATAGCTATTATAAGAGGTTCAAAAAATGCTGAAGAGGCTAGAACTAAACTGATTGAACGTTTTAGTTTAACTGAAATTCAAGCAAAAGCAATTGTAGAGATGCGATTGCGACAACTCACAGGTTTAGAACAAGATAAACTTCGTTCAGAATATGAAGAGCTCATGAAAACCATCGATGATTTAAAAGATATTCTAGCCAATGAAGATCGCAGGATGCAAATCATAAAAGATGAACTTCTTGAAATTAAAGAGAAGTATGGTGATGAAAGACGCTCTATTATTAATTTGGCTGGCGGTGATGTCAGTATTGAAGATATGATACCTAATGAAAGTGTTGTTGTAACAATTTCACATGCGGGTTATATTAAACGTACACCATTAGCTGAATACAAAACCCAAAGTCGTGGTGGAGTAGGGCAAAAAGCATCTACAACAAGAGATGAAGACTTTTTAGAATATATCTTTGCAGGAACCAATCACCAATACATGTTATTTTTTACCCAAAAAGGAAAATGTTTTTGGATGAGAGTTTATGAAATTCCTGAAGGTAGTAAAACTTCTAAGGGTCGAGCAATCCAAAACTTAATTAGTATTGAACCTGATGATAAGATTAATGCCTTCATTTGTGTTGAAGATTTAAACGATGAAGAATTTATCAACAGTCATTATGTTGTCATGGCAACAAAAAAAGGTCAAATCAAGAAAACAGTTTTAGAACAATATTCTCGTCCACGTAGTAATGGTATTAATGCCATCACTATTAAAGATGGAGATGAATTACTTTCAGCAGCATTAACAACAGGCGATAGCCACGTGATGCTTGCCGTTAAAAGTGGTAAAGCCATTCGCTTTGAAGAGGATAAAACAAGACCAATGGGTAGAAACGCCTCAGGAGTTCGTGGCATAAAACTTGCAGATGATAATGATGAAGTTGTTGGAATGGTTACAGTTAACAAACCTAAAGAAGAAACTATTTTAGTTGTTTCAGAAAACGGGTATGGAAAACGTACTTTTATAGATGATGAAGATGGTGAACAAATTTATCGCATCACAAATCGTGGTGGTAAAGGAGTAAAAACCATCACTATTTCTGAAAAAACTGGTTCACTTGTTGCTATGAAAAGTGTAACAGATGATGAAGATTTAATGATAATAAAAAAATCTGGTGTTGCTATAAGGATGTCTGTAAATGAACTCCGAGTTATGGGTAGAGCTACGCAAGGTGTAAAACTTATCAACTTAAAAGATGAAGATTCTATTGCAGCCGTTGCTAAAATAGCAAAACAAGATGAGGATGAAGATCTTGAAATTAAAACTTCAGAAGAGAATAATACTTCAACAGAATATTAA